One Sus scrofa isolate TJ Tabasco breed Duroc chromosome 10, Sscrofa11.1, whole genome shotgun sequence genomic window carries:
- the BAMBI gene encoding BMP and activin membrane-bound inhibitor homolog precursor, with the protein MDRHSSYIFVWLQLELCAMAVLLTKGEIRCYCDAAHCVATGYMCKSELSACFSRLLDPQNPNSPLTHGCLDSLASTADICQAKQARNHSGTAVPTLECCHEDMCNYRGLQDVLAPPKGEASGQGNRYQPDGSRNLITKVQELTSSKELWFRAAVIAVPIAGGLILVLLIMLALRMLRSENKRLQDQRQQMLSRLHYSFHGRHSKKGQVAKLDLECMVPVSGHENCCLTCDKMRQADLSHDRLLSLVHWGVYSGRGRLEFV; encoded by the exons CCAGCTACATCTTCGTCTGGCTGCAGCTGGAACTCTGCGCCATGGCCGTGCTGCTCACCAAAG GTGAAATCAGATGCTACTGTGATGCCGCCCACTGTGTGGCTACTGGTTATATGTGCAAATCTGAGCTGAGCGCCTGCTTCTCCAGGCTTCTCGATCCTCAGAACCCAAATTCCCCTCTCACCCACGGCTGTCTGGACTCTCTTGCAAGCACAGCAGACATCTGCCAAGCCAAACAGGCACGAAACCACTCCGGCACCGCCGTCCCCACGCTGGAATGCTGTCACGAAGACATGTGCAATTACCGAGGGCTGCAGGATGTCCTCGCCCCTCCCAAGGGGGAGGCCTCAG GACAAGGCAACAGGTATCAGCCTGACGGTAGCAGAAACCTCATCACCAAAGTGCAGGAGCTGACTTCCTCCAAAGAGTTGTGGTTCCGGGCGGCAGTGATCGCTGTTCCCATCGCCGGAGGGCTGATCCTGGTGTTGCTGATCATGCTGGCCCTGAGGATGCTGCGGAGCGAGAACAAGAGGCTGCAGGACCAGCGGCAGCAGATGCTGTCCCGTTTGCACTACAGCTTCCACGGACGCCACTCCAAAAAGGGGCAGGTTGCCAAGTTGGACTTGGAGTGCATGGTGCCTGTGAGTGGCCACGAGAACTGCTGTCTGACGTGCGATAAGATGAGGCAAGCTGACCTCAGCCACGACCGGCTCCTCTCGCTGGTGCACTGGGGCGTGTACAGCGGCCGCGGGAGGCTGGAGTTCGTATGA